The region CACCCTTTCAGAGTGGGCACATATCCTGAGACTTAGGACTTCAAAGGCAGCTGATCCCTCAATGCGTGAGATCATGCTCATGCTTTTACCTGAGATGGCAAGACGTTTTCCAAAGGTCTTTGGTCCGATAAAAGAGGCTTTGGAATCAGAGGATTAATGATAAGGACTTATAAGAAATCTTTTAACTGTATAATCGTAGGTGCTTTAGTGTGAGAGGTTACAATTCATGAGGATTGAGACAGACTTCCTAATAATTGGTTCAGGGATTGCGGGACTCAGCCTTGCCTTAAAGCTCTCATCTTTAGGGAAGGTTATTATAGTCACCAAAAAGTCAAAAGAAGACACAGCGACCACTCTTGCTCAAGGAGGTATAGCCTGCGTTGCCTCACCTGATGATTCACATGAATTGCACATACGAGACACCTTAAAGGCAGGAGACGGCCTCTGTCACGAAGATGTAGTGGAACTCATAGTCAAAGGGGCCTTAGAAAGGATACGAGAGCTAGAGGAGTTAGGGGTACCATTCCAAAGAGAGTCAGATGGGAATTTAAGCCTCCACCGAGAGGGAGGGCATTCAAAAAGACGAATTTTACACTGTAAAGATTATACTGGTAGAGAAATCCAGAAGGTCTTGGGCCAGAGGGTCCTTGAGAAAAAAAATATTCAGATCCTAGAAGATAATATCGCCGTAGATCTTATCACAGAGGGTAAGATACTTGGACGCACTCGAGAACGAACTGAAAGAGATAGATGCCTGGGCTGTTACATACTAGATTCACAGACTGGGGCTATACATACGGTGCTCTCACGCTTTACAATCCTTGCTACAGGTGGTGCTGGGAAAGTATATCTCTATACAAGCAATCCTGATGTTGCGACTGGGGATGGCATTGCAATAGCCTGGAGGGCAGGTGCAAGGGTTGCAAACTTGGAATTCGTACAATTCCATCCAACGTGCCTATATCATCCAAAGGCTAAGAATTTCCTTATTTCAGAGGCCCTAAGGGGAGAAGGGGCAAGACTCATAAATTCTAGTGGAAGGCGGTTTATGGAAGACTATGCCCCTAATAGCCTGGAACTATCTTCAAGAGATATCGTTGCCAGGGCAATTGACTCTGAATTAAAGAAGACGGGAGACGACTGCGTTTATCTTGACATCTCCCATAAACCAAGCTCCTTTATCAAGGAACGGTTTCCTACCATTTATTCCACTTGTCTTAGATACGGAATAGACATCACTAAAGAGCCCATACCAGTGGTGCCGGCAGCACACTACATGTGCGGCGGTGTTGTTACAGATCATTACGGAAGGACAGATATCATAGGACTTTATGCAGTCGGTGAGACTGCATGCACAGGGCTCCATGGAGCCAATCGCCTTGCCTCAAATTCCCTTTTGGAGGGGGTCGTAATGGCCCATCAGGCATTTTCCATGATAGCCAAGGAAAAAGACGAGATATTCTCTTTAAGAGGGCCTTCACCTCCAGATTGGGACACAGGAGGAGCAGTTGATCTCAAAGAGGGAGTGCTCATTTCCTACAATTGGGACGTTATTAGAAGACTGATGTGGAATTACGTTGGTATAGTTAGAAATGAAAAGCGCCTAGGCCTCGCTAAAAAGAGACTAAATCCCATACTAGAAGAGATTGATCAACACTATTGGGACTACATACTTACGCGAGACTTCGTGGAACTCAGGAATCTCGCCCATGTAGCTGACTTGATTATTGACGCAGCAATTATGCGCAAGGAATCGAGAGGCGGGCATTATAATGAAGATTTTCCCGTGAAAGACGACTGGAATTGGAGAAGAGATACAGTACTTCAAAGAAAATCATACTGTTAGTATGTATTTTTTGGGTAATAGGCTGCCTTTTTTGGATTAACTATGCCTACTCCCAAACATTATTGAACGCTGCCCTCGCCAAGGCTCACGAGTTGTTTGAAAAAAGGCAGGCCCTAAGAGATTTTATTATGGGCTTTGGAGGGCTTGCCCCAGTGGTCTTCATATTACTCCAGGCAAGCCAAGTGATCTTAAGCCCTATTCCAGGAGAGGCTACAGGGTTTATTGGAGGATTCATATTTGGGTTACCTTCATTTTTTTATTCTACTATTGGTTTAAGCCTTGGCTCAATAGGGGCATTTTTCATTGCTAGATATTTCAGACGATTTGTACGCCCTTGGATTGAACAGAGCGAATATTACAGGCGCTTTGAGGCCCTTTTGGAACACCAAGGGCTCTTCATCACGTTCTTGTTATTTGTATTCCCTGGTTTTCCAAAGGACTTCTTGTGCTATTTCCTTGGACTGAGTTCTATGCCGTGGGAGGTCTTTCTCATTATCTGTACTGTTGGAAGGATGCCTGGTACCCTCATGTTGACACTGCAAGGGGCAGAACTATTTGAAGGGCGATTTGAAAGGCTCGCAATAGTATTTTTGCTTACCATAATATTCTTGATCCCAATGTATCTTAAGAGAGAAAGTATCTACAGGTGGGTAGAAAGAAGAATCAAATCATGACGCATAGGAAAGTGAAGATCCTTTATTGTGACGCCTTTTCAGGAGTTTCTGGAGACATGCTTCTTGGCGGCCTCTTGGACCTCGGGGTCCCCTTAAATGAACTCCAAAGCGCAATAGATTCTCTTGGGCTAGGAGTGGAACTCACGGCAGAAACAGTTAAAAGGTGCGGCTTACGCGGCATAAGCGTAACCGTGATTGAACGTGAAAAGAGTCCACCTATTAGAGACATGAATGCCTTCTGCCAAATTCTTGATATGGCTAACCTCTCAAGCGCAATAAAAAAGAAAACCTTTGGAGTCCTCCAACTACTTTTTCATGCAGAGGCCCGGGTCCATGGAATTCCAGTAGAAAAGGTCCGGCTTCATGAACTTGGCTCTATAGACACTTTGGTAGACATAGTTGGTACAGTTTATTGTCTTGATTTTTTAGATATTGACACCATATATTCATCATCTATTCCCATTTCCTCGGGCTGGGTCAAAACCCATCATGGACCTATGCCAGTGCCAGCACCTGCTGTATCCATCCTAATGGAAGGGGTGCCAGTGCATCCAACAAGTGTCAAACTTGAACTCGTAACTCCGACTGGTCTTGCTCTACTAAAATATTTTTCAAGGGAATTTGGTAGTTTCCCCCAGATGAATGTAGAAAAGACTGGATTTGGTGCTGGAAGTCGTGACATCCAGGATCATCCTAACCTCCTCAGACTTTGGTTAGGCCATTCAGACCAAACTGGGGCAAATGAAATCATAGAACTCGTAACTGTGATCGATGACATACCCCTAGAAATCATTCCACACACAATAGAAAAATTACTTTCAAAAGGTGCTCTAGATGCCTATATGTGTCCAACATACATGAAGAAGGGAAGACCTGGGGTTGAGCTAAAGGTATTGAGCCCAATAGGCCTTGAGCATGAACTCATGGCAGTTCTCTTTTATGAGACCACTACAACGGGTATTCGCGTAGAAAAAAGACACCGAGTTACACTGCCAAGAAGGCATACAGTATTAGAAACACCATGGGGACCAGTGGCGGCAAAGGAGGTTGAAATAAATAACGAGAAAAGGACATACCCAGAGTTTGAGGACGCTAAAAAGGTTTCTGCAAAGACAGGCGTTCCATTAATTGAAATATATAATTTTTTCAAAAGAGCAACAAATGAATAGGATTACTCGAGCTATCAAACTATATTCAGCCACAGTTGGCCCCTTAGGTTTTATTCCTTTTGCTCCCGGCACCTTTGGGAGTATACCTGGGATATTGATTGCCTGGGCTCTAGGCTTTTTTCCAGTATTTTATTCCTCCTTAATCTTATTTTTGTTCTTCCTCTTTTCTGTCTACGTTGCTGATAAGGCATCAAAGATACTTATGAAAAATGATCCCAGCCAAATAGTTATTGATGAAACCCTTGGGATGACTATATCTCTCTTTTCTATTAAGATGAATTTTCAAATAATGTTGTTGGCATTTATCCTATTTAGGTTTTTTGACATAGTAAAACCATTTCCCATAAGGCGTCTAGAGCACATGTTCAAGGGTGGACTAGGGATAGTAATCGATGACGCCTTCGCTGGGCTAATGGTAAATATCTTGATTCAACTCGTAATCTTTTTATTAGGGTGACAACATGCACGGAGAGATTATAGCCATAGGAGATGAAATCATCTCTGGCAAGGTCCTGAATACCAACAGTAATTTCTCTGCAAGAAGCCTCTTTCATGCAGGTTATGAAATCAAACGAATTACCAGCATAGGAGACGATCTAGAGGATATAAAAGAAGTTCTAACGGCGTCAATTAAAAGGTCTAAATTTGTCATTGTCACTGGAGGACTTGGGCCTACACCTGATGATATTACCAATGAGGCAGTAGCGAGGGCCTTTGGGCTAAAACTGATCGAAAACAAATTGATTAGAGATATGCTGGAATCCTCGTGCACTAGTACTTATCCCCTTACAGAATATCAAAAGAGGAAACTGACTCACCTACCAGAAGGAGCCGAGATCCTAAATCCAAACTCCAGGGCTTCAGGATACATGCTAAGATTTAATGATACCTTGTTATTTTTTTTGCCAGGGATGCCAAATGAACTTGAAGAACACTTAAGAGACCAGGTCTTACCTCGTCTTAGGGCCCTCATCCCTTCAAGCTTTGTATTTCTTCAAAAGACCTTCAAGGTCTTCGGACTCAAAGAACCTGAAGTAAATGCACGCTTGGACAGATTGAAACTAGACAAAAAACGGGTCTTAGTAGGCTATTATCCCAATTTCCCTGAAGTCTTTGTGACCATTACTCTAAAGGGGTCACATGACCAAGAGGCAAAGGAATGTTTTGAGAATGTAATATTCACAGTACGCGAAATCCTAAAAGATTATGTAATAGCTGAAGATGAAGAGACTCTAGAACAGAGAATTGGTACCCTTTTATTGAAGCGTGGAAAAGTATTGGCCCTTGCTGAATCCTGCACAGGTGGGCTCATTGCAAGCCGGATTACTACGGTGCCTGGAAGCTCCAACTGGTTTGACCGTGGGGTTGTGACCTATTCAAATCAGGCCAAGATGGAACTTCTTGGAGTTAAAAACGAGACATTGAGTCGCTTTGGAGCAGTAAGTCCAGAGACCTGCAGGGAAATGGTAGAGGGGCTTAAGCAAAAAACCAATGCCCATTATTTCATCTCCGTAACGGGCATTGCCGGCCCTAGCGGTGGGAGTCCACAAAAGCCTGTTGGTACTGTATATATCGGACTAGGCTCAAGAAAAAATGTGAATATCAGGAGATTTCAATTCAAGGGCACCAGGACAGTGATACAGGAACTCACTGCAGAAACAGCTCTTGACCTTTTGAGAAGGGAACTGGAAAAAAGTGTTGAGTTTTGAGTTGAAGGAGGGAAAACTTGATCAGACTCTTTGTTGCCATAGATATTCCCGACTCAATAAAAGAAATCGTGGAATCACATTACAGAGAGATTCAGTGCAAATTCAAAGAAAAGAGGATAAGGTCTGTCAAATGGGTGGATCCAAGACTTTGGCACATCACGTTGAAGTTTCTGGGTGAGATCCCTGAGCAGAAATTACCCATGTGCCAAAAGATTATTGAACAGTGCGGACAGTTGCATAACACCCTAAAATTGAGGCTTCGGCATATAGGGTGTTTTCCCGGTCTTCAAAGGCCAAGGGTGGTTTGGGCTGGGATAGAAGACAATGCAAAATGCCTCGAAAGCATGCATCTTTTTCTGGATAAATCATTTGAGTCAATAGGCATTCCAAGAGAGCAAAAGAAATTTCATGCCCACCTCACTTTTTGCCGAATTAAAAATAGTTCCCCCTGTGTGGCCGGAACCCTGGTAGATATCCTAAAAACAGGCCTTGAAACTCCATGGTTCGAAGTAGGATATATATCCCTATACAAAAGTAAACTAACTCCAAATGGGCCTATATACACGCCAATTACAAGGGCCAAACTAGGTAGGCAATAGTCAAAAGTTGCCCTTTAGCAGTCAGCTTTATTTTTTTTATGCAAACTGGCTATACTAAATTTAGCCACCTCTCAAAGATTGGCGCTATGCTTTCAAATTGCGGCTCCAATTTTAAGGCAAAGACGTCAAATACCTCTTTTTTAGGTCGTCCCTGCCTTATAGCCTCAATTATTTCGTGTACAGACTCATGCAGCTTTTCATGGACTGGTATGAGTTCATTTATCACTCCCTGTTCGCCATGCGAATCTGGTTGGTAAGTCTGCAAAAATTTACCTAGCGCACATTGGGTTGGGTCAGTCTGTACTCTAGGCTCCTCATATTTAAGCACTGCCTTTAGAACGCTGTTTCGCCATTTTATGTGCTGGTTAAATATGGCCTTTATCTTGCTTTTCAAATTGGATTCATCCATTGCTTGAATGACAGTCGATTCATCTACCCTTACCTGTTTTAAAATCTCTTCATTTTCTTCGACAATTTTCTCCACTGCTCTCTTAGCCATATTAAGGGCGTTTCCGAGTTCCAGAAATTCATCTGCAGCTCGAAGGAGTACATCTGCCTTTTCCTTCACCTGCATTGCCCCTTGAGCCCCCTGATCAACGCTTTGATTAATCTCTCCAACTGTTGCAGTCTGTTCCTCAGTGGCACTGGCTATTGTATTTGCAAGGTCATTGACCTCTGCAATTATATTGGTTATGAGTTCAACGGCTCTTACTGCCTCATTTGTGTCATTTTGAATGGTCTCCACCATAGTAGTGATCTCCTGGGTAGATTCAGCTGTCTGTTTTGCAAGCTCTTTCACCTCATTGGCCACAACTGCAAAGCCCTTTCCTGCCTCACCTGCTCGTGCTGCCTCAATGGTTGCATTCAATGCAAGGAGATTTGTCTGCTCAGCAATGCTATTAATCACTTGGATTATATTGCCGATCTTTTGAGAACTTTGGCCAAGCCTTTGTATTATTATGGACGATTCCTGAGCACGATCCTGTGCCTCATTGGCCTTTTCAGCAGTGATGGCAACGCTACGGGCTATTTCATTTGTTGCAATGGTCATCTCTGAAACGGATTTTGAAACAGTTTCTAGACTAGCAGCTGTTTGTGATGCAACAGCAGCAACATCCTGTGCCATAGAATTCAGAGTATTGGATTGATTTAAGACCTCTTCCCCTGCCTGCGCCACATTTCCACTAGCCTCACGAAGGGTTTCATTTGAAGTTACAGTGGTAATCATTTGGCTTCCAAGGGTTGCAACAAGACAGTTATATGCCCTATTCAAGGTCTTAATCTCTTCTGGACCTGTAACCTGAAGATGTGAATCAAACCAACCGTCAGCAGCTCGGGAAAGGACATTGACAGTATTTGAAAGGGGATTGAGTACAAAACGTCTTACAGAAATCCCTGTGAGTACAAATATAACAAAACCTATTAGGAGCATTGCCCCCTGAAGTTGCATTAGGCGGGTAATTTTTCTTTTGCTCAACTCCTCAAATTTTTTTGTGACTACATTGGCCTGCTTCAAAAGTACTAGATTGTTTTTAGATACATAGTTCATGGCCGCTTTTACCAGATCTTTTGAGGATGAAGTATCCGTTATGATATACAAAGCTTTTTTAAAGGGTATCCACATCTGTTGGAGTTTATTGAGTTCTTCTTGAACTCCCTTGTCAGTGGTCCCAGAAAGGCCTAATTCGGCATCTCCGACAGCGAGCCCATTAAGACTTTTTTCAAATAAAACAATGGTAGCATCCAGACTTGACTTCCATTTATCATTCTGAGTGCTATTAAAAAATAACGCTTCTTTTGTCATTTTTTGTGTGAGCATTCTTTGCCTGCCTGCTATGTTTATCGCAACAGCATCTCCTCTCTGCCCATAAACCGTCTTTAGTGTCCACAATACGGTGACGATCTCTGTCAAAAAAAGGACGGCAATAAGACCCCCTAGAATCCACGAAATCTTGTTGAATCGTCCCATTAAATTTCCTCCCTTAATCCAGAAACCCGTTTTCCACGGGATACTTCATAGATTTAGTATCGGCATAGATTTTTTAGCTCTTTAACCTTTTTCCAGAACTAGTTTCTATGGTTGTCTTATAGATTGTTAGACAAAAAGAAATGAGCTATCCAAAATTGAGGGACACTGAATTCTAAAAAGTTCAATTTTAGAAATTGACAAGTAAGGACTATTAAT is a window of Dissulfuribacter thermophilus DNA encoding:
- the nadB gene encoding L-aspartate oxidase, translated to MRIETDFLIIGSGIAGLSLALKLSSLGKVIIVTKKSKEDTATTLAQGGIACVASPDDSHELHIRDTLKAGDGLCHEDVVELIVKGALERIRELEELGVPFQRESDGNLSLHREGGHSKRRILHCKDYTGREIQKVLGQRVLEKKNIQILEDNIAVDLITEGKILGRTRERTERDRCLGCYILDSQTGAIHTVLSRFTILATGGAGKVYLYTSNPDVATGDGIAIAWRAGARVANLEFVQFHPTCLYHPKAKNFLISEALRGEGARLINSSGRRFMEDYAPNSLELSSRDIVARAIDSELKKTGDDCVYLDISHKPSSFIKERFPTIYSTCLRYGIDITKEPIPVVPAAHYMCGGVVTDHYGRTDIIGLYAVGETACTGLHGANRLASNSLLEGVVMAHQAFSMIAKEKDEIFSLRGPSPPDWDTGGAVDLKEGVLISYNWDVIRRLMWNYVGIVRNEKRLGLAKKRLNPILEEIDQHYWDYILTRDFVELRNLAHVADLIIDAAIMRKESRGGHYNEDFPVKDDWNWRRDTVLQRKSYC
- a CDS encoding TVP38/TMEM64 family protein, whose amino-acid sequence is MNAALAKAHELFEKRQALRDFIMGFGGLAPVVFILLQASQVILSPIPGEATGFIGGFIFGLPSFFYSTIGLSLGSIGAFFIARYFRRFVRPWIEQSEYYRRFEALLEHQGLFITFLLFVFPGFPKDFLCYFLGLSSMPWEVFLIICTVGRMPGTLMLTLQGAELFEGRFERLAIVFLLTIIFLIPMYLKRESIYRWVERRIKS
- the larC gene encoding nickel pincer cofactor biosynthesis protein LarC, translated to MTHRKVKILYCDAFSGVSGDMLLGGLLDLGVPLNELQSAIDSLGLGVELTAETVKRCGLRGISVTVIEREKSPPIRDMNAFCQILDMANLSSAIKKKTFGVLQLLFHAEARVHGIPVEKVRLHELGSIDTLVDIVGTVYCLDFLDIDTIYSSSIPISSGWVKTHHGPMPVPAPAVSILMEGVPVHPTSVKLELVTPTGLALLKYFSREFGSFPQMNVEKTGFGAGSRDIQDHPNLLRLWLGHSDQTGANEIIELVTVIDDIPLEIIPHTIEKLLSKGALDAYMCPTYMKKGRPGVELKVLSPIGLEHELMAVLFYETTTTGIRVEKRHRVTLPRRHTVLETPWGPVAAKEVEINNEKRTYPEFEDAKKVSAKTGVPLIEIYNFFKRATNE
- a CDS encoding phosphatidylglycerophosphatase A family protein, with the protein product MNRITRAIKLYSATVGPLGFIPFAPGTFGSIPGILIAWALGFFPVFYSSLILFLFFLFSVYVADKASKILMKNDPSQIVIDETLGMTISLFSIKMNFQIMLLAFILFRFFDIVKPFPIRRLEHMFKGGLGIVIDDAFAGLMVNILIQLVIFLLG
- a CDS encoding CinA family nicotinamide mononucleotide deamidase-related protein, translated to MHGEIIAIGDEIISGKVLNTNSNFSARSLFHAGYEIKRITSIGDDLEDIKEVLTASIKRSKFVIVTGGLGPTPDDITNEAVARAFGLKLIENKLIRDMLESSCTSTYPLTEYQKRKLTHLPEGAEILNPNSRASGYMLRFNDTLLFFLPGMPNELEEHLRDQVLPRLRALIPSSFVFLQKTFKVFGLKEPEVNARLDRLKLDKKRVLVGYYPNFPEVFVTITLKGSHDQEAKECFENVIFTVREILKDYVIAEDEETLEQRIGTLLLKRGKVLALAESCTGGLIASRITTVPGSSNWFDRGVVTYSNQAKMELLGVKNETLSRFGAVSPETCREMVEGLKQKTNAHYFISVTGIAGPSGGSPQKPVGTVYIGLGSRKNVNIRRFQFKGTRTVIQELTAETALDLLRRELEKSVEF
- the thpR gene encoding RNA 2',3'-cyclic phosphodiesterase, whose translation is MIRLFVAIDIPDSIKEIVESHYREIQCKFKEKRIRSVKWVDPRLWHITLKFLGEIPEQKLPMCQKIIEQCGQLHNTLKLRLRHIGCFPGLQRPRVVWAGIEDNAKCLESMHLFLDKSFESIGIPREQKKFHAHLTFCRIKNSSPCVAGTLVDILKTGLETPWFEVGYISLYKSKLTPNGPIYTPITRAKLGRQ
- a CDS encoding methyl-accepting chemotaxis protein, yielding MGRFNKISWILGGLIAVLFLTEIVTVLWTLKTVYGQRGDAVAINIAGRQRMLTQKMTKEALFFNSTQNDKWKSSLDATIVLFEKSLNGLAVGDAELGLSGTTDKGVQEELNKLQQMWIPFKKALYIITDTSSSKDLVKAAMNYVSKNNLVLLKQANVVTKKFEELSKRKITRLMQLQGAMLLIGFVIFVLTGISVRRFVLNPLSNTVNVLSRAADGWFDSHLQVTGPEEIKTLNRAYNCLVATLGSQMITTVTSNETLREASGNVAQAGEEVLNQSNTLNSMAQDVAAVASQTAASLETVSKSVSEMTIATNEIARSVAITAEKANEAQDRAQESSIIIQRLGQSSQKIGNIIQVINSIAEQTNLLALNATIEAARAGEAGKGFAVVANEVKELAKQTAESTQEITTMVETIQNDTNEAVRAVELITNIIAEVNDLANTIASATEEQTATVGEINQSVDQGAQGAMQVKEKADVLLRAADEFLELGNALNMAKRAVEKIVEENEEILKQVRVDESTVIQAMDESNLKSKIKAIFNQHIKWRNSVLKAVLKYEEPRVQTDPTQCALGKFLQTYQPDSHGEQGVINELIPVHEKLHESVHEIIEAIRQGRPKKEVFDVFALKLEPQFESIAPIFERWLNLV